The segment ATCATACTTTTGAATTATATCATCTATTTTGATAAGGTCATATTTGGTTTTATTATCAacattgtttttatatttatataaataataataaattaaatttaaaattttagacttgttatatttttctacaTGATCTATTTGAAAGAAATtatagaaattataaaaattaaataacggcatatttacaaaaacattttttaaagaatctcttcttaatatatatttatcttttaattgtttgtttaatatatattcatgaaTAGTATCTATagaaactttttttttatatgtatatacttttctattatattttccaatatgcatattttttttcaatttttttaattttttttttttctttgttgtTTTCCCTTCTTCCTTTTTACTTAATGTTTCTACATCTTTCTTTTCTACATTTTCtaaatcattatatttatcatcttcagtattttcattattcctTATATCATTGTCACTTGTTATATTTTCCGGTTCTTCTAATATATAGTTTTGCTGTTcttctaatatatattttttttgttcttctaatatatatttttgttgttcttctaatatatatttttgttgttcttgttgttcttcttttttctctcctaataatatattctcctttttttttccctcaTTAAATAATGGATCattttctttcatattaatatcaaccttattattaaatgaattattcGATGGATTTTTCATCTTCTCTTCAATATAATCAAATAcagaatatttttctttatcgtCGAaaacattttcttcttttccttcattttttcttttaagttTATAGAATTTAAGTAATTTCCTCCTTGCTAATTTTTTGTTGACTTTCTTTTTTGGTTCTTCATCTTgtttaccttttttttttttcttcttctttttcttttttcttctcaCATGACCAGGAATACTTTTTACCATTGATTGATCTTTTAACTTTCTAAAAATCAGATGAAGTTCAAAGTTGGAAAGTTTCTTAACTCGATCAATAATgttgatattttttatataattatttttatttaaaaagaaaaaacaattatttttacttCCAAAGGAATTATGAGTAAAACAAAAATAGCATATAAACttgttaatataaaataaaagaatcaAATTAATAACACATTTTTTCAAAtccatttatatgtatacaaacatataaatataaatgtattatttgtttttttttctttttcttttctttcttctttttctttcttttttcatctatttaagtaataatataaatattttatccaATTAATATGGTTATGTGATGACAAAACTTTTAtaaatttcaaaaaaaaaataagaaaaaggagttaattataaaaaaatgagtAATAAGaatgttttcattttttttttttttttttaaattatacataaaattaataaaaaaaattataacaaaatgaatatgaatgacaaaacaaaaataaaattaaattaaaaggaatataaaatatacattaatttaattttaattttattattttttttttcttattaaatgagaaaaaaaaaaaaaaaaaaaattgaaagtACACAAATGgggtattataataaaataagtatattataatattatattatatataaatgtataatattagagatacattttttttctattaacTTTCATATCAGGTCGAATTACAAATTCGTACATTTTCTCCTTATCATTAATTAGCCCATCCTGCAAAAAATAAcattaaaatgtataaaaaaaaaaaaaaaaaaaatattatatatatattatatatatatatatttatatttatgtacacAAGTtgatctttaaaaaaaacaattataataaataaatataaaataaatatattaacaatatatttaacaatgtataatattcttaatatgtatcttaaacaaaaaaaaaagtgtacCTTAAGACTTAGTAGTTGTAGGGTAAATCCTGGACCTATTTCACTCaaattacattttttcttatcaacAAAATTgtatctataaaaaaaaaaaatacgcatatataatatatatatatatatatatatatatatatatatatgtgtgtgtgtatgATATGaccttaaaaaaatatatgtatttttttttttttccaatatAAACTTACTTATAATGacgaaaaaatataaaatctcTTTGATTATAAAAAACTACAACTTTTTGTGATTTATATTCTGGCTTGAATGGTACTAGCGTATGTAATTGTCTCTTAATTCTCTCTCCGATAAAAGTATTaaaatttgttatatatacttCAGGAGCTAGGGTTGTTATTTCGATATTAGATTTTTGTTTATGtgcataaaaaatattgctTAAGGAATATTTGGCAGTGGGTCCATTTGGTAAAGTACATATGAACATATTTTTTGGATGATGATCAATACCTTCttctattaaaataaaagtagAAAATTGATTTTGTATAGAATTGTTAAGTAGGTATTCTATAGAATTATCTAATCTGggttcataaaatatatgaggAAATGTTAATGATAATTCtttcataaataatatagtatTTTTTGAAGGTCTTTTTATTGAcgttataattatatttggttctttttgatttttaaaataatcacTAAATTCATCTATacaattttcatttaataaaaatttttcattCTCTAAAGATATTTTATTGTCATCAAAAATTGATAACCTTTCAATTGTCTTAGGTAGCTTTTTTTCAACTGGAATATTTAAagcttttttatttcttatctCCTCTTTCTTTTGTTTACGTAAtactaattttttaatat is part of the Plasmodium falciparum 3D7 genome assembly, chromosome: 9 genome and harbors:
- a CDS encoding ribosome production factor 1, putative; this encodes MNKKEKKKLRYMTKEKRFSIGEIENIDIEKYNTLSRFVKNKNRKNALKGKAYIKKLVLRKQKKEEIRNKKALNIPVEKKLPKTIERLSIFDDNKISLENEKFLLNENCIDEFSDYFKNQKEPNIIITSIKRPSKNTILFMKELSLTFPHIFYEPRLDNSIEYLLNNSIQNQFSTFILIEEGIDHHPKNMFICTLPNGPTAKYSLSNIFYAHKQKSNIEITTLAPEVYITNFNTFIGERIKRQLHTLVPFKPEYKSQKVVVFYNQRDFIFFRHYKYNFVDKKKCNLSEIGPGFTLQLLSLKDGLINDKEKMYEFVIRPDMKVNRKKMYL